A section of the Ignisphaera sp. genome encodes:
- a CDS encoding ribosomal protein L13e, which translates to MTNENIVIIVIPPPTAKMPRITKYRGMATVFRVGRGYSIGEIKEAGLTPYLAKQLNIPIDPKRRSIHKNNVENLRNIVNQISDLINARKTKPAKLVVKQEVKGSGSEPKG; encoded by the coding sequence ATGACTAACGAAAATATAGTAATAATTGTAATACCTCCTCCCACGGCTAAGATGCCTAGGATAACAAAATATAGGGGGATGGCTACGGTGTTTAGAGTAGGGAGAGGATATAGTATTGGTGAAATAAAAGAAGCAGGCCTTACACCATATCTAGCTAAACAACTCAACATACCTATAGATCCAAAGAGGCGTAGTATCCACAAAAATAATGTCGAAAACCTTAGAAATATTGTAAATCAAATTTCTGATCTAATTAATGCTAGGAAAACTAAACCTGCAAAATTGGTAGTCAAACAAGAAGTAAAGGGATCTGGCTCTGAGCCTAAAGGCTAA